The proteins below are encoded in one region of Catharus ustulatus isolate bCatUst1 chromosome 21, bCatUst1.pri.v2, whole genome shotgun sequence:
- the OLFML2A gene encoding olfactomedin-like protein 2A → MRALLLPALLLPALAAVRGAATALGDVDQVRMTSEGSDCRCKCILRPLSKDACSRVRNGSARVEDFYTVETVSSGADCKCSCTAPPSSLNPCENEWKMEKLKKQAPELFKLQSMVDLLEGTLYSMDLMKVHSYINKVVAQMNTLEETIKTNLSRENDFMKESVQHLTDQMKRYENYSDIMISIKKEISNLGYQLLQKDAAAIPESKAQDTTGGREKEAGRYPSTRKALGDRASPRAPKEKPLKPEKPKKENSKARAGSQPTAKPKPLAHQQTVVRGITYYKVGQVGAAEGPAGSREGPVRGAVVSEQQEERGPPPPSAEGTPAQAVVQTETTVPSTTAAPSTTPDPRSTTRSPPGPGLGQGADSTRDPETPNRVKEAECEGTIESVEPPTEHHSYGRNEGAWMKDPAAKDDRIYVTNYYYGNSLVEFRSLDSFKQGRWSNLYKLPYNWIGTGHVVYRGAFYYNRAFTKNIIKYDLKERYVAGWAQLHDVVYEDTTPWKWRGHSDIDFAVDESGLWVIYPSVDYDYSQQEVIVLSRLDPVDLSVRKETTWKTGLKRNTYGNCFIICGILYAVDTYSQKEGQISYAFDTHTDTEAELRLPFLNHYSFTTQVDYNPKEKVLYAWDNGHQMTYGLRFVV, encoded by the exons ATGCGGGCGCTGCTGCTCCCCGCGCTCCTGCTCCCGGCGCTGGCCGCGGTGCGCGGCGCCGCCACG GCTCTGGGTGATGTGGACCAGGTCCGGATGACCTCGGAGGGCTCCGACTGCCGCTGCAAGTGCATCCTGCGGCCGCTCAGCAAGGACGCCTGCAGCCGCGTCAGGAACGGCAGCGCGCGCGTGGAGGATTTCTACACCGTGGAGACGGTGAGCTCGGGGGCCGACTGCAAGTGCTCCTGCACCGCGCCCCCCTCCTCGCTCAACCCCTGTGAGAACGAGTGGAAGATGGAGAAGCTGAAGAAGCAGGCCCCTGAGCTCTTCAAG CTGCAGTCCATGGTGGACCTGCTGGAGGGAACGCTGTACAGCATGGACCTGATGAAGGTGCACTCCTACATCAACAAGGTGGTGGCACAGATGAACACGCTGGAGGAG acCATCAAGACCAACCTGAGCAGGGAGAATGACTTCATGAAGGAGAGCGTCCAGCACCTCACCGACCAGATGAAACGCTACGAGAACTACTCTGACATCATGATCAGCATCAAGAAGGAGATCTCCAACCTGGGCtaccagctgctgcagaaggatGCGGCTGCCATCCCCGAGAGCAAGGCACAG GACACGACAGGCGGCCGAGAGAAGGAGGCAGGACGGTACCCCAGCACCCGCAAGGCGCTgggggacagagccagccccCGAGCACCCAAGGAGAAGCCACTGAAGCCAGAAAAGCCCAAAAAGGAGAACAGCAAGGCCAGGGCGGGGTCCCAGCCCACGGCCAAGCCCAAGCCCCTGGCACACCAGCAGACTGTGGTCCGAGGCATCACGTACTACAAGGTTGGGCAGGTGGGAGCGGCCGAGGGTCCGGCTGGCAGCCGCG AGGGCCCTGTGAGAGGGGCAGTtgtgtcagagcagcaggaggagaggggtcCCCCGCCTCCCTCAGCTGAGGGCACCCCAGCCCAAGCTGTTGTGCAGACAGAGACCACCGTGCCCAGCACCACGGCTGCGCCCAGCACCACCCCGGACCCCCGCAGCACCACCCGCAGCCCCCCCGGCCCTGGGCTCGGGCAGGGGGCTGACAGCACCAGGGACCCCGAAACACCAAACAGAG TCAAGGAGGCAGAGTGCGAAGGCACCATCGAGTCAGTGGAGCCCCCCACGGAGCACCACAGCTACGGGCGCAACGAGGGGGCCTGGATGAAGGACCCGGCAGCCAAGGATGACCGCATCTACGTCACCAACTACTACTACGGCAACAGCCTGGTGGAGTTCAGGAGCCTCGACAGCTTCAAGCAGG GCCGCTGGAGCAACCTCTATAAGCTGCCCTACAACTGGATTGGCACCGGGCACGTGGTGTACAGAGGGGCCTTCTACTACAACCGTGCCTTCACCAAGAACATCATCAAGTACGACCTGAAGGAGCGGTACGTGGCTGGCTGGGCGCAGCTGCACGACGTGGTGTACGAGGACACGACGCCCTGGAAGTGGAGGGGCCACTCGGACATCGACTTCGCTGTGGATGAGAGCGGGCTCTGGGTCATCTACCCCTCGGTGGACTATGACTACTCACAGCAGGAGGTGATCGTCCTCAGCCGGCTTGACCCCGTGGACCTCTCGGTGCGCAAGGAAACCACCTGGAAGACGGGGCTGAAGCGCAACACCTACGGGAACTGCTTCATCATCTGCGGCATCCTCTATGCTGTGGACACCTACAGCCAAAAGGAAGGGCAGATCTCCTACGCCTTTGACACGCACACAGACACGGAGGCAGAGCTCCGGCTGCCCTTCCTCAACCACTACTCCTTCACCACGCAGGTTGACTACAACCCCAAGGAGAAGGTGCTCTATGCCTGGGACAACGGCCATCAGATGACATACGGGCTCCGCTTCGTGGTCTGA